In the Thermomicrobiales bacterium genome, CGACGAGATCGTGGATCGGAACGACGGGCAACCCCACCTTCGCGGTCTCCGGCGATGTGCCGGCCATCGGCTGCCAGTTGGCGCCTGCGTCGAACGAGACGTAGATGCCAACTTCGGAGCCAGCGTAGAGCAGCCCCGGAACGATCGGATCCTCGCGAGCGACACGGGTGAAGATGTCGTCCGGGATGCCGTTGGTGATCCTCGTCCAGCTCGTGCCGTAGTCATGCGTGACATAAATATACGGATGGAAGTCGTTCAGCTTATATCGTGTGGCCGCGAGCCAGGCCGTGGCCGGGTCGTGGGGAGAGGCTTCGATGAGGCTCATCAGCGCCCAGTCGGGGATTGTTGACGGGGTCGCGTCATCCCACGTCGCGCCGCGGTCGCGGCTGATGTGGACGAGGCCGTCGTCGGAGCCTGCCCAGATGACCTGCGGATCGAGCGGCGAGATGGCGATGGTAAACACGGTCGCGTACACCTCTGCGCCGCTGTTGTCTTTGGTGATCTCTCCGCCGGATGAGTGGAGTGTCTCCGGGTCGGCTCGGGTCAGATCCGGGGAGATCACTTCCCAGGCGCGGCCCCCGCTGGTTGAGCGGTGAACGACGTTGGACCCGTAATAGAGTACGTCGGGGTTGTCGGGCGCGAGGAGCGTCGGTGACGTCCAGTTGGTGCGGAACTTGTAGGCTTCCGATCCCGCGCCACGGACACTCTCCGGCCATACTGCGATGTCGAGCACCTGTGCGCGTCCGTGGTCGTAGCGGGTCAGTGTGCCGGCCTGCGCGCCCGCGTAGATGATGTCGGGGTCGTCGGGGCGGATCGCGATGTAGCCAGACTCTCCGCCGCCGATCTCGTACCAGTCGGTCAGCGCGATCGCGTCGGTGTCCGAGCGGCTCGGCACGCTCATCGTCGTGTTGTCCTGCTGCGCACCGTAGACGCGATAGGGATATCGCGTGTCGGCGGCCGCGTGATAGAACTCGCCGGTCGGCTGGTTGTAGATCGTCGACCAGCTCTGGCCACCGTTGACACTGACGCAGCCTCCGCCGTCGCCGGCGAGAATCACGCGGTCGGTGTTGGCCGGGTCGATCCAGAGATCGTGGTAGTCGGCATGCGGGCCGGCGACGACCGAATACGTCGCGCCTCCGTCGACCGAACGCCAGATCTCGAAGTTCAGCACCCAGACTGTGTTGGGATCGCGCGGATCGGCGCGAATGTGGTTGAAGTACCACGGCCGGCCGGTGAGGTTTGTGTCGCTGGAGAGCTGTTGCCAGGTCTCCCCGCGATCCTCCGAGCGGTAGACCCCATTCTTCCTGGTCAGCTGATCGGCCTCGACGATCGCCCAGATGCGGTTGCCGCTAGCGGCAATGGCGATCTCCATCTTGCCCTTGTTCCCCTCGGGCATGCCCGGATTCTTCGTGATCTCCTGCCAGGTATCGCCACCGTCGGTCGAGCGGAAGATCGCGCTGCCCGGGCCGCCGCTGTTGAGATAGTGCGGGCCGCGCTCTGCCTCCCAGAAGCACGCGTAGAGGATGCGTGGATTGGTCGGGTCGATCTCCAGGAAGTTGGCGCCGGTGCGTTCGTTGACGAATAGCACCTGCTGCCAGGTCGATCCGCCGTCTCGCGAGCGGTATACGCCGCGTTCGGCGCTGGGGCCGTGGGCATGGCCGAAGGCGGCTACCCAGACCAGGTCGGGATTCGTAGGATGGATGACGACGCGACCGATGTGGCGGACTGCTCCGAGGCCGATATGTTGCCAGGTCTGTCCGGCGTCGGTCGACCGGTAGATGCCGTCGCCGTGCGAGACGTTGCCACGGATTGTCGACTCGCCCATGCCAGCAAAAATGACGTTCGGGTCGGATGGCGCGACGGCCAGCGCGCCGACCGACGAGCGCCGGAAGTAGCCGTCGGAGACGTTTTGCCAGGTCGATCCGGCATCGTCGGTCTTCCAGACTCCTCCGCCGGTCGAGCCGAAGTAGAAGACGCCGAGGTGAGCCGGGTCGCCGCTGACCGTCGTCACCCGCCCGCCACGGGTCGGACCGATCGAGCGCCAGTCGAGCCGGTCGAGGATCTGCTGCCGGGACATGTGAGCTCCTCTCTGAAACACCGCGACGGTACTACGCTAAATCCGTCAGGCGAGCCACGACGCTGGTTCGTAGAGCGACGAGCGCAGGCCGGCCCAGAGGACGCGGTACTGCTCCCAGGCGTCGTCGCCGGGGACGGAGATCGTGACCGGGCCGAGTCGCTCGATACCGGCCGTCCGCGCGGCGCGGTCGCACTGCTGCATCGTCAGGAAATCGACCTCGATCGAAAGCGGGCTGCCGGGCGCGTAGACATGGGCTTTGTCGAGCTGGATGAGCGCCCGTTCGGCGGCTGCGATGATGTCATCCTGGGCGGCCTTCAGCGGCCGGCAGATGGCCGCGTTGCGGCCGCTCGCTTCCTTGACCACGACCGTCTCGATCTGCTCTCCGAGGAACGACCGCGCTTCTTTCGTGGTCGTCAGGTCGCCAGTGACGAGCACGACCGGAATGCTCAGCGCGCCGAGGATTGCCGCGTTCAGGCCGGTCTCGCCGTGGGGCTTGCCGTTGACGCGCAGCTCGTGGACGGCGACGCCAGCGATGGTGTGCGGGTGGACGGCGTCGTAGGTCTGCGCCATCGCGTGATAGCCAACGAAGAGCGCGGCGTCGAACGAGCGGCTATCGACGCCCTGGAGCTGGCAGTAGTCGCGAGCGTTCGCGCTGCCGCTCATCAGGTGCGCGGCAGGGTGCAGATCCTCGAAGAAGATATTGCGCATCGGGCCGTGGCCGTCCGCGACGAGGATGTAGTCTGCTCCGGCGCGGGCCGCGCCCTCGACGGCGGCGTTGGCGTCTCCGGTCATCAGCCGCCGGCCACGGTCGTACTCGCGTCCCTCCGCGCCCATCATGTCGCCGTGAACGATGCCGGTGATCCCCTCCATGTCGACCGAGATGTAGACGTTCATTGCTGTTCCTTTCTCTCCCGGCGTCCCTCATTCTCCGTCGCGCATGGTAGACGACACGGGCTAATCCCGCGAGAGCCATTGACGGACTCCGGCCTCGCCAGTAGGTTGTCCGAGCGACGTGGCGATGCCGCCGGCAGGGAGGGCAGTGACAGATGCAGGCAGGTCAGTACGACACCGTGATTCGTGGCGGGCGGGTGATCGACCCGGCCTCGGAAGTTGACGGGGAGCTGGATGTCGCGATCAGCGGCGGGAAGGTCGCGGCAGTCGCTGCCGGGATCGACGCGACGAACGCGGCGCGTGTCATCGACGCGAGTGGGCAGATCGTGACGCCGGGCCTCGTCGATCTGCACACACATATCTACTGGGGCGTCACCTACTGGGGTATCGAGCCGGACCCGGTCGCCGCGGTCAGCGGGGTGACGACCTGGCTGGATGTCGGCAGTGCGGGATCGTATACGTTCCCCGGCTTCCGCCGATTCATCGTCGAGCCGAGCAGGATTCGCGCGTTCGCGTTGCTGAACCTGTCGGCGATTGGTCTGGTCGCGCCGACCTGGGAACTGTCGAACCCCGATTACCTGAATGTCGATCTCGCCGAGTCGATCGTCAACGAGAATCGCGATCTGATCCTCGGGATCAAGGCGCGAATCGACCGCAACACCACACGAGGTGTCGGCCTGCTGGCGGTCGAGCGCGCGCGTGAGCTGGCCGACCGGGTCGGACTGCCGCTGATGGTCCACATCGGCTCCGGACCGCCGACGATCCGCGAGGTGGCCGGCCTGCTGCGTCCGGGCGACATCCTGACTCACTGCTTCACCGGCGGCGACATGCGGATTATGGATGGAGACGGCAAGGTTCTCCCGGAGATACAGGAGCTGCAGAAGCGCGGGCTGGTGCTGGACATCGGCCACGGCGGCGGCTCGTTCTCTTACGAGGTGACCGAGGCGATGCTGGATCAGGGCGTCGTGCCAGACGTGATCTCCAGCGACATCCACCAGACTGCCCGGCAGGGGCCGATGTTCGACCTGCCGACTACATTGTCGAAGTTCCTCAACCTGGGTATGAGCCTGCCGGACGTCATCGCGCGAGCGACCACGAACGCGGCGAAGGCGATGGGCAAGCCCGAGCTCGGCACGCTGTCGGTCGGAGCGCCGGCCGACGTCGCGATCTTCCGGCTAGACGAAGGGGAGTACGCATTCTTCGATGCCGGCATGGACCGGCGTTCGGGCGCGCAGCTGTTGACCGCAACGGAGACGTTGGTCGATGGCGAGCCGTTGCCGCGCGTCCCCGAGTTGCCAATGCACTCGTGGGCAAAGCTGCAGGAGCACCAGCAAGGTGTTCGACGGCCTGAGGACTACGGTAAGTAAGCGAGAATAGCTAGTGGAGAAGAAGTGACTGATATTCGAATGCTGCCGTTCGATGTGGCGGTGGCCGCGACCGTGCTTGCTGATATCCAGATCTCGCCAGACGGCAGCCAGGTTGCCTACGTAACAACCGCGGCGTCAGTCGAGGGCGAGGCCCCGACCAGCGCGATCTGGCTGGTGAGCACCGAGGGTGGCGCCTCTCGACGGCTGACAACGTCGGAGGTCGTGGACGGCGCGCCCCGTTGGTCTCCGGACGGCTCGGCCATCGCGTTCCTGTCGGACCGGCTCAAGCGCGGCGTCACGCAGGTGTACGTCATCACACTCAGTGGCGGCGAGGCGATCCGGCTCACGGAGCACCCGGGGCCGGTCACCAGCGTCGAGTGGTCGCCGGATGGTCGGATGCTTGCGTTCACCGCGATGGACGGCGAGTCTCCGGATGCGAAACGCCGGCAGGAGGAACGTGACGACGAGCATGTCGTCGACGCGGATCTGAAGCGCGCAAGCCTGTGGGTGATCGACCTTCCGGAGGATCTCCGCGCTGCCGGGGTGCTGCCGGAGTCACGGCGGATCTCCCCGGAGGGATTGCATGTCGGCTCGCTCGCGGGACGTGGATTCTCCTGGGCGCCGGATTCACAGGGGCTGGCTGCCGTTGTCGCTCCCGGGCCGAAGGCCGACCACCTGTTCGCCCCGGATCTCGCGACCTTCGAGATGGACGGCACGATGCATCGCCTCGGAAACTTCGAGGGCCTTGGCGATGCCCCAAGCTTCAGCCCCGATGGCTCGACGCTGGCCTTCATCGGCTGCGAACATCGGATGCCGTCGTTGTTCTCGCTGCGGATCATCCCGGTCGGCGGCGGTGAGTCTCGTGTGGTCCTCCCCGACTACAAGGGGTCGTTCACCAGCGTGAGCTGGCTGCCCGAAGGTGACCGCCTGCTGGCGATGATCGAGGAGGGACAGCAGCATGCCATCCGCTTCGTCGATGTCGAGGCACGAAGCGCCGAGGCGGCCTTCGCTCTGCCGGCCGGCTCCGCGGGCCGGTCGGGGCATCCGCTGAGCGTTTCGCGGGATGGTTCGCGGGTCGCGTTCGCTCGCGCGGGCAACGACACGTTGGCAGACCTGTACGTCGCCGATATCGGGGGGACGCCCCGCAAGCTGACGGATCTGAACCCCTGGGTGCGCGACTATGACTTCGGCGAGATGCGCGAGGTTACCTGGACTTCAACCGATGGGATGGAGATCGAGGGCCTGCTGATCCTTCCGGTCGGTTACCAGGAGGGGCAGCGCTATCCGTTGCTTCTCCATATCCATGGTGGACCGTGCGGCGCATGGACGACTCAGCTCTACACGAACTGGCACGACTGGGGTCAGTTCCTGGCTCAGCGCGGCTATGCAGTGCTGATGCCGAACCCGCGTGGATCGTCCGGCCAGGGCTCGGAGTTTCTTTGCGCCATCGTCGGCTGCTATGGCGAGCCAGATTGGGACGATCTGATCACTGGGGTCGATGCGATGATCGAGCGCGGGATCGCAGATCCGGAGCAGCTCGTCGTCGGCGGCTGGAGCGGCGGCGGATTCCTGACGAACTGGACGATCACCCATAGCAATCGCTTCAAGGCAGCTGTCTCCGGCGCAGGCATTTCGAACTGGGTCAGCTTCCAGGGAACGGCGGATGTTCGCGGTGTGTTCGACGCCTACCTCGGGTCGGTTGTCGACGATGTCGAGACGCACTGGCGGCTGTCCCCGATCCGGCTGATCGGCAACGCGACGACGCCGACCCTGATCCTCTACGGAGGGGCCGACGCTCGCGTTCCGCCAACGCAGGGTTATGAGCTGTACGAGGGGTTGAAGGCGGTCGGAGTCGAGACACAGTTGGTGACATACCCGCGCGAGCCGCATACCATCGGCGAGCGTAAGCATCAGCTAGACCTGCTGGGGCGCGTTGTCGAGTGGTACGACCGGCACCTGGGCCGGGGAGAGTAGGGGACGAGTCGCGGGGCGATGGGGATGGGCTGCTGCGCCAAGTCCCATCGCCGGCCCGTTGGTTCCGTAGCGGCCTCGCTGGCTTGTCATTCCGAGCGCGCACGCGAGGGATCTCCCCTACGTTGGACTGCCACGAGCGTGGGGAGATGCGTCGCTGCCGGGAGCCCTCTGGGCAGAGCATGTCCGAGCGGGGTGACGCTACTGCTCCCGCCACTCCCGCGTCTTTGTCATCCTGAGTGCTCCGACCGCAGTGAATGTGTCAGGCCGGCCGCTTCCCATTTCTTTGTCATCCTGAACGGAGTGAAGGATCCGGTTTCCTGCGTTCGGTCACAGCCGCCGGGGAGGAACGGATTCTTCGCTGCGGCTCAGAATGACAGAACCGGAGAACCCGCGAGAATGACAGGATCACTGCGGTCGACTACTGAGTGTTCCGACCAGCGTGATGTGTCCTGCACTGTGGTGCGACCGCCACCACCGCTCGTTGTCATTCCGAGCCGCAGCCGAAGGATCTCCCTGCGTTCGGTCGCGGCCGACGGGGAGGAACGGATTCTTCGCTGCGCTCAGAATGACAGAATCGGGGAACCCGCGAGAATCACAGAATCAGTGCGGTTGACTACTCAGTGTTCCGACCAGCGTAAAGTGTCGGTGTTGGTTGCGGCCGCCACCCCTTCCTCTGTCATCCGACGTCCAGAGGGCACCCGGCAGTGAAGGATCCGTTTCCCTCGTCTATACACCCAGCAGCGGGGGAGGACGGATGTTTCGCTCCGGGTGCCCTCTGGGCGACACATGACAGGGCGGCTGGGTAGTTGTCAACGAGTCACTTTACGCTGGTCGGAGCACTGAGTGACCCGACCAGCGTGATGTGTCAGGTTGTTGGTTGCGCCAGCCTCCCCTTCCTCTGTCATTCTGAACGGACTGAAGGATCCGTTTTCCCTCGTCTGTACGCCCAGCAGCGGGGAGGACGGATGTTTCGCTCCGGGTGCCTTCTGGGCGACACATGACAGGACACGGGACTGGCTGCCAACAAGTCACATCATGCTAGTCGGAGCACTGAGTAGTCGACCGCAGTGAATCTGTCAGGCGAGAGAGCAGCCGTTGATCCGTGCGTAGGGACAGGCCTGGGCCTGTCCTCGCCGTGAGGCGACCCTCTCCCGTACGGCCGCCACCGCGCTATCATCGCTCGGCACCGTCTGGCCGCCACTGCCGTTCGCATGGACCCAGGGCGTGACCGTCCGTTGCGCGCCGCTGTGCGAACCGGGAGGGTCGCCTCACGGCGATGACAGCGCGAGCGCTGTCCCTACACAAGACTCGAATATCGCTCGCTCGCCTGACAGATTCACTGCGGCCTCAGGTTGACAGGGCGAGGGGATAGAGTCACCCCCGTATCCTTGCCATCCCGAGCGCGCACGCGAGGGATCTCCCCACGCTCGTGGCAGCCGAATGCTGGGGAGATGCGTCGCGGCCGGGAGCCATCGCCCAAGGGGCACCCGGGCAGAGCGTGACAGGCAGTGACGGTCGGGGGTTGGCCGCCGGTGAGATTCGGCGGCCCTGCCTGGAGTTGCGATACACACGTGTGGGCTGTCGCCAACATCCTTTCACTCCCGACCAGCGTCACTGGTGTCGGCGAGCCGATTGTGTAGGTGCCCTGGCGGATGATGATGACGATGAAGATCGCCATGACGATGAGAAAGACGAACAGCGTCGCGACCATCGCGATCCGCGAGTCGCGCGACTCCGGGAACCGATAGCGGTCGCGACGCGGCTTTTCGCTCATTCGATAACGATCGGATCGTAGGGATAGCGGGTCAACGGGCGTGCCCGATCCCCCTCAACGACGACCACGTCCTCGCAGCGGACGTAGAAGCGGCCGGGGATGCCGATCTTCGGCTCCAGCGCGAAGCACATCCCGGCGCGGATCGGCTCCTCGAAGCCCGGCGTCATCCAGGGGTTCTCGTGGACGTCCATTCCGATGGCGTGGCCGAGCGCATACCAGGAGAATTGCTCGCGGAACCCATCCTTCGACACTTCGTCGACGACGAAGTCATGGATGCCGTTCGGCGTGATCCGACCATCGCCCATTTCGGCCATTGCCAACTGGATCACCCGCGTAATCGACTGCCACGCGGCCAGAGCGGTCGGGTCCGGTTCGCCGATGAAGGCCGAGCGGCCAAAGTCAGAGCAATAGCCGCGGTAGCGCACGCCAAGGTCGAAGGCGAGCGACGTGCCGTGGTTCAGCGGGCGCGGCTCGTCGCGATCGACCCAGGTGCGGGCGTAGCGGGCCCCGTGGCCGTCGATGACGACGGCAGGGATGAACGAGTAGCCGTCTCCACCGTGCTTCTTGAGCTGGTAATCGACCTCGATTGCCAGATCGCGATCGAGCATGCCGGGGCGGATGCTCGCGATGACGTCGGCGAAAGCGGCATCGGTGATCCGGGCGGCAGCCTCTAACGTCTCGATCTCGTCGGGGTCCTTGATCTCCCGGACCCGGTCGATGAACTCGTCGCTCAGCGCGACGAAACGCGCGGCCGGCAGCGCTGCCTGCAAGCTCAGCAGGGTTTGTCCCCAGAGCATCTTCGGCACGCCGATGACCTGGCCGTCCAGTCCGAGTGCCCGCACCGACTCGGCCAGGAATGTGTCGGGATCGGCGCCGTCGGGCAGGATAATAACCTCGAATGGCAACCCTTCCGCATATTCGCGTATCCAGCTAGGCCGCAGGATGAGCGTCGGATCTCTCGTCCATCCGCAGCACGAGGCCCGTAATCCAGTCTCCGGTCTGCCGGCCGACCTCCCAGGTCGTTGGCGTCTCGAGGCCGGTGACGTATTGGAACGCGGGGCCGTAGGTGAGGTAGGCTGCGTCGATCCCTGCTTCACGCATTGCGACACGGAGCCGCGCGATGCGCCGCGCCTGGTTGGTCGTCTCCATTGCTTCCCCTTTGCTTCCATCACACTGATCTACCTGCTTGCGGGACAATATCGGAGAACAGCGGGATGATGCAACCCGTTGCCTGCCGGATGCGCGAGGCCGAGACCTCGTCGACATGGCCTGCGTAATTGCGCCAGCTCCACACGTTGGAGATTGGCGATTCAGGTGCGTCCGTACGCCCTTTGATAACAATGATGTGACGTCTTTGTGACACGAATCACATTGTCGCGTTACAGCAACGCCCGTACAATCCTCCCTCGGCAGGATCTGAACAGATCGAACGCGCAGGCTGGGGGGCTTGCGCCGCCAACGTACATGCCGGCGCCAGAACCTGACGGTTTCACAGCGTGCCAGCATAGTCCCAGTGGAGGGGATGCGTTATCAAGCGGAATAACTTCCTTGGCCTTCTGTTGCTCGGCGGGACGTTGCTTGTCTCGTCGATCGCGCCGGGCTTGATGCCGGGCGGGACGACAGTAGCCCAGGCACAAGAGCCGACGCACTCATTGACGATCTCGACGACGCCATGGATTTCGCTCATCGCTCGTGTCTCGATCGAGGCCGGCGTGCCGGCCGGCGCTTTGCGGGCGCTCATCGCGGTTCAGTCCGACGGCAACGCCGCCGTCGCTACCGGCTCTCACGGACAGACCGGCCTGGCCCAGATCACGCCGGAGATGGCAAACGTCGTGCAGGCCGGCGGCGACCTGACTCATCCGGACGCGAACCTGACTGCTGGCGCTCGTTATCTCTCGGCAGCGTACGCACGGTGGGGCGACTGGAACCTTGCGGTTGCGTCGTTTGTCGGCATGATCGACGACACTGGCCAGGCGCCAGCCGAACGCCACGACCGAGCGTCGTCGGACTTCGGGATTCTCGCGCGCTACCAGCAAGTGCTGCATCAGCAGCTCTACGTCGATGGCGCGCCACTGACACAGGCTACCGCGCTCGCCTACGGGTTGGAGGCGATCGGGATGCCGTATCTCTCCGGCGGCGACGACATTGCGGCCGGCGGGTTTGATTGCGCTGGCCTTGTCTACTGGTCGTTTCACATGGCAGGAGTCGAGCTGCCTCACGGCTCGGGCCCACAGTGGAACGCAACCCAGCGGATCGATCAATCTCAGTTGCGCCCCGGTGACCTTGTCTTCTTCGCCGGAACCTGGGACGCGGGGATCTCCCACTCCGGGATCTACGCCGGCAACGGCTACTTCCTGCACTCGGTCAATTGGGGAGAGCCAGTCCAGTTGACCTCGTTGAGCGACAGTTACTGGGGAGCTCACCTGGCTGGCTTCGGGCGCATTCCGTAGCGATCAGGGGTTGAATGCGGGCCGGATCGAGATGGGGCGAACACGAGGTTCGCCCCTACGCCTTGGCGTCCTGAGTCCCGATTCCCTCGTCCCCCGTCAGACGCGTTCGGTGAGCCAGCGGACGCCGCGTTCCAGCACATCGCGCAGGTGCTCGCGCTCGATCGGCCCGTGGCCCTCGCGCGGGTAGACAGCGAGCTGCGTTTCGACGCCGCACTCGCGGAGCGCGCGCCACATCTCATATGCCTGGCCGACCGGGCAGATCGGGTCCTTCTCACCGTGGAGAAACAGCGTCGGCGTCTGGGTGTTGCGGACATGG is a window encoding:
- a CDS encoding glycosyl hydrolase — translated: MSRQQILDRLDWRSIGPTRGGRVTTVSGDPAHLGVFYFGSTGGGVWKTDDAGSTWQNVSDGYFRRSSVGALAVAPSDPNVIFAGMGESTIRGNVSHGDGIYRSTDAGQTWQHIGLGAVRHIGRVVIHPTNPDLVWVAAFGHAHGPSAERGVYRSRDGGSTWQQVLFVNERTGANFLEIDPTNPRILYACFWEAERGPHYLNSGGPGSAIFRSTDGGDTWQEITKNPGMPEGNKGKMEIAIAASGNRIWAIVEADQLTRKNGVYRSEDRGETWQQLSSDTNLTGRPWYFNHIRADPRDPNTVWVLNFEIWRSVDGGATYSVVAGPHADYHDLWIDPANTDRVILAGDGGGCVSVNGGQSWSTIYNQPTGEFYHAAADTRYPYRVYGAQQDNTTMSVPSRSDTDAIALTDWYEIGGGESGYIAIRPDDPDIIYAGAQAGTLTRYDHGRAQVLDIAVWPESVRGAGSEAYKFRTNWTSPTLLAPDNPDVLYYGSNVVHRSTSGGRAWEVISPDLTRADPETLHSSGGEITKDNSGAEVYATVFTIAISPLDPQVIWAGSDDGLVHISRDRGATWDDATPSTIPDWALMSLIEASPHDPATAWLAATRYKLNDFHPYIYVTHDYGTSWTRITNGIPDDIFTRVAREDPIVPGLLYAGSEVGIYVSFDAGANWQPMAGTSPETAKVGLPVVPIHDLVVVGDELLVCTHGRAFWILDDLTLVRQLAGDNESDAARLFQPKDTVRSTRLSGFGNAEVPGRNYLFVGGIVQTYIPVKDQWGQTRRRFLDAGHNPDDGVVFYYILPEAPKEPVSLTIFDAAGAEIRAFRSKPLASGAGNDTNETYIPSLAGLNRFVWNMRHADAVKLMAKGGDQPSTVGPRAIPSDYEARLSVGQTELSQRFTILKDPRYEATPEDLQAQLDFLLKIRGKLSETNTAINRIRSAREQIGRWVARAERTSDGAKIAAKGRQITESIDAIEAALIQVRANSPKDTLNLPVMLNSKLGRLAGAVASADEPPTKQAVEVFEELSARIDTQVTRLHGLLETELPSFNALVAQANIDPVAVGDN
- a CDS encoding M55 family metallopeptidase, which translates into the protein MNVYISVDMEGITGIVHGDMMGAEGREYDRGRRLMTGDANAAVEGAARAGADYILVADGHGPMRNIFFEDLHPAAHLMSGSANARDYCQLQGVDSRSFDAALFVGYHAMAQTYDAVHPHTIAGVAVHELRVNGKPHGETGLNAAILGALSIPVVLVTGDLTTTKEARSFLGEQIETVVVKEASGRNAAICRPLKAAQDDIIAAAERALIQLDKAHVYAPGSPLSIEVDFLTMQQCDRAARTAGIERLGPVTISVPGDDAWEQYRVLWAGLRSSLYEPASWLA
- a CDS encoding amidohydrolase/deacetylase family metallohydrolase, with the protein product MQAGQYDTVIRGGRVIDPASEVDGELDVAISGGKVAAVAAGIDATNAARVIDASGQIVTPGLVDLHTHIYWGVTYWGIEPDPVAAVSGVTTWLDVGSAGSYTFPGFRRFIVEPSRIRAFALLNLSAIGLVAPTWELSNPDYLNVDLAESIVNENRDLILGIKARIDRNTTRGVGLLAVERARELADRVGLPLMVHIGSGPPTIREVAGLLRPGDILTHCFTGGDMRIMDGDGKVLPEIQELQKRGLVLDIGHGGGSFSYEVTEAMLDQGVVPDVISSDIHQTARQGPMFDLPTTLSKFLNLGMSLPDVIARATTNAAKAMGKPELGTLSVGAPADVAIFRLDEGEYAFFDAGMDRRSGAQLLTATETLVDGEPLPRVPELPMHSWAKLQEHQQGVRRPEDYGK
- a CDS encoding S9 family peptidase encodes the protein MTDIRMLPFDVAVAATVLADIQISPDGSQVAYVTTAASVEGEAPTSAIWLVSTEGGASRRLTTSEVVDGAPRWSPDGSAIAFLSDRLKRGVTQVYVITLSGGEAIRLTEHPGPVTSVEWSPDGRMLAFTAMDGESPDAKRRQEERDDEHVVDADLKRASLWVIDLPEDLRAAGVLPESRRISPEGLHVGSLAGRGFSWAPDSQGLAAVVAPGPKADHLFAPDLATFEMDGTMHRLGNFEGLGDAPSFSPDGSTLAFIGCEHRMPSLFSLRIIPVGGGESRVVLPDYKGSFTSVSWLPEGDRLLAMIEEGQQHAIRFVDVEARSAEAAFALPAGSAGRSGHPLSVSRDGSRVAFARAGNDTLADLYVADIGGTPRKLTDLNPWVRDYDFGEMREVTWTSTDGMEIEGLLILPVGYQEGQRYPLLLHIHGGPCGAWTTQLYTNWHDWGQFLAQRGYAVLMPNPRGSSGQGSEFLCAIVGCYGEPDWDDLITGVDAMIERGIADPEQLVVGGWSGGGFLTNWTITHSNRFKAAVSGAGISNWVSFQGTADVRGVFDAYLGSVVDDVETHWRLSPIRLIGNATTPTLILYGGADARVPPTQGYELYEGLKAVGVETQLVTYPREPHTIGERKHQLDLLGRVVEWYDRHLGRGE
- a CDS encoding Xaa-Pro peptidase family protein, giving the protein MPFEVIILPDGADPDTFLAESVRALGLDGQVIGVPKMLWGQTLLSLQAALPAARFVALSDEFIDRVREIKDPDEIETLEAAARITDAAFADVIASIRPGMLDRDLAIEVDYQLKKHGGDGYSFIPAVVIDGHGARYARTWVDRDEPRPLNHGTSLAFDLGVRYRGYCSDFGRSAFIGEPDPTALAAWQSITRVIQLAMAEMGDGRITPNGIHDFVVDEVSKDGFREQFSWYALGHAIGMDVHENPWMTPGFEEPIRAGMCFALEPKIGIPGRFYVRCEDVVVVEGDRARPLTRYPYDPIVIE
- a CDS encoding aminopeptidase P family N-terminal domain-containing protein, with the translated sequence METTNQARRIARLRVAMREAGIDAAYLTYGPAFQYVTGLETPTTWEVGRQTGDWITGLVLRMDERSDAHPAA
- a CDS encoding NlpC/P60 family protein; this encodes MLGGTLLVSSIAPGLMPGGTTVAQAQEPTHSLTISTTPWISLIARVSIEAGVPAGALRALIAVQSDGNAAVATGSHGQTGLAQITPEMANVVQAGGDLTHPDANLTAGARYLSAAYARWGDWNLAVASFVGMIDDTGQAPAERHDRASSDFGILARYQQVLHQQLYVDGAPLTQATALAYGLEAIGMPYLSGGDDIAAGGFDCAGLVYWSFHMAGVELPHGSGPQWNATQRIDQSQLRPGDLVFFAGTWDAGISHSGIYAGNGYFLHSVNWGEPVQLTSLSDSYWGAHLAGFGRIP